tttaaaaaaatttatatcctggttttatttttatatatgaaaacatgGTCTAATTACTACCCTCATTTCTTTCAGCTTTCAATTAGAAATGAGTCGTACTCCCATTTTAAGCATTCAAGTTCATAATCCATAATCCACAAGAATTGCCAAGTGGAATACCTGCCACATAGCTAAAATTCACTAGAATTCAGCTAAAaaccacttttttctttaattttttctctgagatggagtctcgctctgtcaccaggctagagtgcaatggcatgatcttggctcactgcaacctccgccacctgggttcgagcaattctcctacttcagcttcccaagtagcggtgactacaggtgtccaccaccacaccaggctaatatttgtacttttagtagagacggggtttcaccatgttggccaggaaggtcttgatctcgATCTCATGATCTCCATGTCTTagtctcccaaactgttgggattacaggcatgaatcaccgtgcctggcccgctttttttcttttagagcttaAACTGTTAACAGTAGGAAATTGGAATGTAGTGTGCTAATtgcttccaaaaaaaaaggaaaaacccctAACAACACTGAACTTGTATGGAGACTCTCTTCCCATTTTGGATATCAATTTATTCATTAAGAaattagagccgggcgcggtggctcaagcctgtaatcccagcactttgggaggccgaggcgggtggatcacgaggttgagagatcgagaccaacctggtcaacatggtgaaaccccgtctctactaaaaataccaaaaactagctgggcgtggtggtgcgtgcctgtaatcccagctactcaggaggctgaggcaggagaattgcctgaacgcaggaggcggaggttgcggtgagccaagatcgcgccattgcactccagcctgggtaacaagcgaaactccgtctcaaataaaaaaaaaaaagaagaaattagtggctgggcatggtgactcaggcttgtaatcccagcactttggtaggccaaggcaggtggatcatgaggccaggagtttaagaccagcttggctaacatgatgaaaccccatttctactaaaaatacagaaactagccaggtatggtagccatgattataatcccagcactttatgaggctgaggtgagcagatcacttgaggtcaggagtttgagaccagactggccaacatggtcaaaccctgtctctactaaaaatacaaaaattggccgaaGACCAAGACAGGTaggtcactggaggtcaggagttcgagatcagcctggccaacatggtgaaactccgtttctactaaaaatacaaaaactagctgggtgtgttggtgcatatctgtagtcccagctattcagaaggctgagacaagagaatcgcttgaacccaggaggcagaggttgcagtgggccaagtttgcaccaccacattccagcctggtgacagaacaagactctgtctcaaaagaaaaaaaaaagcacaaaagttagccgggtgttgtggcaggcacccgtaatctcagctacttgggagaatgaggcaggagaattgcttgaacatgggaggcagaggtttcagtgagctgagatcacgccactgcattcgagcctggacaacagagcgagactccatctcaaaaaaaaaaaaaaaaaaaagaaatggtaaagaTGATTCTGGGAGTTTCTCTGGACTCAGGGTCCTCACGTATGGTTGTCCAGGTTGTTCACTGCTCAAGGCAAGCGGAAACTCAAGTTGAGCCCATGCTGTATCCTGGGCCATCTGCCCTTAATACTCTTTCTAGTCAGTCACCAACTTTTCCTAGTTTACACAAAATTGCCGTATAAGCTATGGTAGCTGTTGGTATGATGAAGGATTTTAGTGATGAAGAGGTATACCCGAGATACTGCAGGTTACATTTTGGGTGTCTCAGGACCTCACACAGTGCAGGAAGCGTATCATTCTGGGCACTGCCTCCAAGTCTTAGATGTGTTACAGTCTTGTGACCTTGAAGAGCTAGGCAGAGGTTCCGATAAGCATCAGCTGGGGAAATGTTTGTgatcctagggaaaaaaaaaatcaaaagtgaaaTGTTGAGTGCCTGTATCTCTATTGTACTTAAATAGAAACGAACGGCTCAATGTATTTAaacttcagaaatttttttttcatgtttaaatttttgtccATCTTTacagatgttttcttcttttttgagatagagtctcactgtcacccaggctggagtgcagtggcatgatctcgactcactgcaaccttcatctccctgattcaagtgattctcctgcctcagcctcaaaagttcttgggattacaggtgcctgccacctcgcccagctaatttttatatttttagtagagatggggttttgccgtctaggccaggctagtcttgaactcctgacctcaagtgattcccttggcctcaacttcccaaagtgttggaattacaggcgtgagccaccgcccccagccccttttaattttttttttttttttgagatggagtctgtttgcttaggctggagtgcagtggcatgatctcagctcactggaacctctgcctcgtgggttcaagcaattctcctgcctcaaccctcaacctcccaagtagctgggattacgggcacctgccaccacagctggctaattaaaaaaaaatatttttagccgggtgcggtggctcaagcctgtaatcccagcactttgggaggctgaggcgggtggatcacgaggtcaagagatcgagaccatcctggtcaacatggtgaaaccccgtctctaccaaaaatacaaaaattagctgggcatggtggcgcgtgcctgtgatcccagctactcaggaggctgaggcaggagaattgcctgaacccaggaggcggaggttgcggtgagccgagattgcgccattgcactccagcctgggtaacaagagtgaaactccgtctcaaaaaaaaaaaaaaaaaaaaaatatatatatatatatatatatatatatatatatatatatatatttagtagagatggggtttcaccatgttggccaggctggtcttgaactcctgatgtcaagttatctgttcgcctcagcctcccaaagtgctgagattacaggcgtgagccactgtgccctgcccctaAAGTTACTTTATATGATTATCTCACAAGACAAATTTAAGGGTGGTAGGACTCTCTCAATTCCTTGTGTCTTGAGTCTAGGACAGGAATTTGAATATTGCTCCagtatgaaaaatgtaaaactttcaCATCCTAAGAATTTTAGTTCATGAATGAGTTTCTACTTACACCACTCTCTGGAGATGACAGGCGTCAGAAGCTATTTGTTCACACAGGATCCTTAACAGTGAGGCACTAAGAAagctattattgatttctagaaTGATGAGATCCTTGTTTGAGCCAAATATGGAGCAAAGATCCGTCCAGAAAGGAAGCATGTGTTGATCATCCTGGGATCTACAGGGATAAGAAGAAGGGGGTTACACCAAACGTGCATCCATCATGGCCAAAGTATTTACGGTTTCTCTGGGCATACACCCCTAATAAATAAGTATAATTGAAAGCTGGACCATTTAATCATTTAGCACCACTATCAGACAACTCAACACCCAAGACACATCACAGGAGAAAGaagttttactgttttcttttctttttctttttcttttttttttttttttgagacatagtttcactcttgttacccaggctgaagtgcaatggtgcaatcttggctcactgaaacctccatctcccagttcaactgactctcctgcctcagcctcccaagtagctgggattacaggcacgtaacaccatgcccggctaattatcattattttttttattagatggagtcttactctgtcaccaggctggagtgcaatggcgcaatctccattcaccgcagcctctgcccctgagttcaagcaattctcctgcctcatcctccagagtagctgagactacaggtgcctgccaccatgcctggttaatttttgtatttttagtagagacggggttttaccatgttggccaggatggtcttgatctcttgtccttgtgatctgcctgccttggcctcccaaagtgctgggattacaggcatgagccaccatgtctggccccggctaattttgtatttttaatagaggggtttctccatgtcagtcagggtggtctcgaactcttgacctcaggtgatctgtccattgtctcggcctcccaaagtgctgggattacaagtgtgagccactgtgcctggctgaactTACTCTTCTTACACAAAAACCCAATAGAggataaaaataagttaaaatgctAAACATATCATTGATAAAAGATTGAGAATACAGTGTGGGCatggggactcacacctgtaatcgtagcactttgggagtctaaggcaggtagatcacctgaggtcaagagttggagaccagcctggccaacatggcaaaaccttgtctttactaaaaatatgaaaattagctgggcatggtggtgggtgcctgcaatccctggtactagggaggctgaggcaggacaattatTAAACTGCAGGGAAGATGGAGGGGGTGGAGGGctagcttgcagtgagctgagattatgccacttcactccatcctaggcaaaaaagtgaaactccgtctcaaaaagaaaaagagaaaaaaaattagctaggcgtggtggtatgcgcctgtagccccagctactcgggagggtgaggcagcagaattgcttgaacccagaggtggaggttacagtgagtcgagattgtgccattgcactccagcctggatgacagagcaagactctgctccCATACCCACAACCCCAAAAGAATTCAAAACTTAAATTTTGTTAGCTCTAGAGCCCCTTGTTGTTTCAAGACtaggttagctgggcatggtggctcactcctgtaatcccagcacgttgggaggctgaggtgggtggatcacgatgtcaagagagcaagaccatcctggacaacgtggtgaaaccctgtctctctaaaaaaataaaattagctgggcatggtggcacgtgcctgtagtcccagctactcaggaggctgaggcaggagaatcacttgaacccgggaggcggaggttgtggtgagtcgagattgtgccactgcactccagcctggcaacagagcaagactctgtctcaaaaaaaagagactaaatgccgggcgcggtggctcaagcctgtaatcccagcactttgggaggccgaggcgggtggatcacgaggtcgagagatcgagaccatcctggtcaacatggtgaaaccccatctctactaaaaatacaaaaaattagctgggcatggtggcacgtgcctgtaatcccagctactgaggaggctgaggcaggagaattgcctgaacccaggaggtggaggttgcggtgagccgagatcgcgccattgcactccagtctgggtaacaagagcgaaactccgtctcaaaaaaaaaaaaaaaaaaaaaaagaaaaaagagactaaGTTAAAACCTCAGGTTTTAGGAGATCATCCTCTAAGTGCAAACTTTAATGCCCTTCCATCAGTGGTGCCAAAAAAAGTGGACAGTCACAGTCACATTATAGAGCTCCTGAAGTTTACACAATGACacacagaagcagagaaacaGGTTGAGCTATTATCAACAATTGCTCACCTAAAGAGGAGTTAGGTCTCGAAACaaggtctgactccaaagcttcTATTCCTGTTCACAACACTGTACCTTTCACCTTGAATGTGAAGCAGGAAGAAAGTCCAGCAAGAGGCCGGGTGctgcctcactcctgtaatcccagcactttgggaggccaaggtgggtagatcatttgaggccaggagttccagaccagcctggccaacatagttaaactccatctctactaaaaatatagttagctaagcatggtggtgcacacctgtagtgccagctactggggaggctgaggtaggagaatcgcttgaacctgggaggtgaagttgcagtgaaccaagactatatcactgcactccagcctggatgacagagcaagactctgcctcaaaaaaaaagaagtgtatatTGGCACCAAGCATGGCAGTACacacctctagtctcagctactctggaggctaaggcggaaggattgcttgagcccaagagtttaagtccagccttaaactttaaaaaaaaaaaaaaaggccgggcgcgatggcttgcacctataatcatggcaatttgagaggccgaagcaggtggattatttgaggtccagagttcaagagtggcttgggcaacgtggtgagaccccatctcttctaaaaatataaaaattagccaggcatgctggtgcatgctgcaattctagctactcagtaggctgaggtaggaggattgcttgaacttgggagatggaggttgcagtgagctgagattgcaccactgcactccaactccagcctgggcaacagagcaagaatccatctcaaaacaacaatgaaaaaggaaGTCCAACGAGAGGGAATTCCTGACTCTAAGCCACAGTCATAGGAAGCTCTGGCCTCTTCCTAAGGGACCCTGGGATGAGGCTGAAGAAGGAATGACCAGTAGAGTGAAACGGTTCTTACCTCTCAACCTCAGCATCTGATTCAGAGGCAGTGACATTCTCTGGGAGCTTTGCCTTTATCAGCTGCAGTGACATTTTCTCCAAGTTTCGACAATGCTTGATGCAGAATGAAGAGGGCACAACGTCTGCAGCACTTAAGTGCAGGGATATTTCTTTCAATGGGGCCATCGCCCCCTtcaccagctcctcctcctgaGACTCGTACAGACAGTGTAAGACCTCCTTCAGGTCCGTCAAGGTTGAGTATCTGTCCTCGTCACAAATGATGTCGCAGCACAGTAACTCCCGTTTGATCTCCCGTGACATCACGCAGCCAAAAGTGGTCTCCAACTCTGTGGCTCTCTTCTCGTTGGCAAGGCCGAATAAGAAGCGTCCTGCTTGGATCAGGTCGGGGTTCTGGACTCTTTCTTCACTGGAAAGCAGCTTCTGCACATCCCCAATGTCCCAGGCATGGCGgtccctgtcctcctcctcctcctccagggcgTAGAACAGCGCAGTGAAAAactgctggaggctgaggtggaggaaggaGTAGTAGTCTTTGGAGTCTCTATCCTGGCGGAGGATGCCTCTGTCCAGGAACGGGCGGAGGTCGGACTCCTGCACCCCGAAGCTCTCCAGGTCCTCTGTGTGGAACACAGACATCTGTGCCCACAGGCCCTGCGCAGCCAGGGTGCTCAGTGCCCGCAGCGTGTCCCCGAGCTGTGCACCCTTCGGGAAGCGGCTGCAGAGAAAGTGCAGGAACAGCCCCGTGCGGGTGTGGCAGGTGGGGGCCGGATCCTCCCCGTTCTCCATCTGCAGCTTCAGACTGGTGCACACCATCCAGCACACCGTGGGCGCCGAGCCCAGCTGGAACAGGGCTGCGTTGCTTCTCATCAGCTCAAAGGCACGCACGGCTTGGTCTTCGTCTCCAAAGTGTCTCAGGAAATAGGCCCTCCTGTCCTTCTCCAGGAACCCCTCCACCCTTATGAAGATGGGCTGCTCCATCAGGGGCCGGAGGTCCCTCAGGGCCCAGGACCGCGTGGTGACCAGCAGGGCGGCCTTGGGTAACATCTTCCTCTTCAGCAAACTCCCCAGGAGGACCGGCACCGGCTTCGGCTTCAGCCAGTCCCCGCAGATGTCGTGGATCAGCGCCCCGGGGGGGGCTCCCAGCTCATCAAGGCCATCCACCACAAACAGGATTTTCTGTGCTTCGGCTAGGATGTTTGGAATGTCATCCTGCAATTCCGGCCAGTCCCTGAAGACCAGCTCTGCAAAACTGCACAGGCCCAGGCGGCTGAGCTTTTTGCAGCTGAGGTAGAAAGCGTATTTGAATTTGTGGCTGAGGTTGTCCTCGGTCCAGTCCAACATTAATTTCTTGGCCAGCGTGGTTTTTCCAAGGCCGGCAGGGCCGTGCAGCACCACAGTGTGTGGG
This genomic interval from Saimiri boliviensis isolate mSaiBol1 chromosome 14, mSaiBol1.pri, whole genome shotgun sequence contains the following:
- the NLRP2 gene encoding NACHT, LRR and PYD domains-containing protein 2 isoform X3, producing the protein MASSVRLDFNLQALLEELSQDELSQFKSLIRTITLGNGLQKIPQTEVDEADGKQLAEILSSHCPSYWLEMATLQVLEKMHRADLCERVKEELREAALRSFNKNKPLSLETIRKGEPKPVDLDEMLVRFEAEAQGKEDRHRSILKMKLKQMWEAWPGDSKEVQAVAQRYTTLIPFSNPRMLPGPFPHTVVLHGPAGLGKTTLAKKLMLDWTEDNLSHKFKYAFYLSCKKLSRLGLCSFAELVFRDWPELQDDIPNILAEAQKILFVVDGLDELGAPPGALIHDICGDWLKPKPVPVLLGSLLKRKMLPKAALLVTTRSWALRDLRPLMEQPIFIRVEGFLEKDRRAYFLRHFGDEDQAVRAFELMRSNAALFQLGSAPTVCWMVCTSLKLQMENGEDPAPTCHTRTGLFLHFLCSRFPKGAQLGDTLRALSTLAAQGLWAQMSVFHTEDLESFGVQESDLRPFLDRGILRQDRDSKDYYSFLHLSLQQFFTALFYALEEEEEDRDRHAWDIGDVQKLLSSEERVQNPDLIQAGRFLFGLANEKRATELETTFGCVMSREIKRELLCCDIICDEDRYSTLTDLKEVLHCLYESQEEELVKGAMAPLKEISLHLSAADVVPSSFCIKHCRNLEKMSLQLIKAKLPENVTASESDAEVERSQDDQHMLPFWTDLCSIFGSNKDLIILEINNSFLSASLLRILCEQIASDACHLQRVVITNISPADAYRNLCLALQGHKTVTHLRLGGSAQNDTLPALCEVLRHPKCNLQYLGLVSCSATTQQWADLSLALEVNRSLTCVNVSNSELLDEGAKLLYTTLKHPKCLLQRLSLENCHLTEANCKDLAAILVVSRELMHLCLAENPLGDTGVKFLCGGLSYPDCKLQTLVLWNCDITSNGCCHLAKLLHEKSSLTNLDLGRNDIGVPGVRGLCEALKKPLCNLKRLWLWGCSIPPASCENLCCVLSCNQTLITLDLGENSLGYSGVKLLFETLTRANGTLQTLRLKIDDVTDELDTLLKEIEGSNPQLTIATENQEPWKKRPSSGYFIV
- the NLRP2 gene encoding NACHT, LRR and PYD domains-containing protein 2 isoform X4 — translated: MASSVRLDFNLQALLEELSQDELSQFKSLIRTITLGNGLQKIPQTEMATLQVLEKMHRADLCERVKEELREAALRSFNKNKPLSLETIRKGEPKPVDLDEMLVRFEAEAQAFTETEEDVSGLREAKVLKKEMPGKEDRHRSILKMKLKQMWEAWPGDSKEVQAVAQRYTTLIPFSNPRMLPGPFPHTVVLHGPAGLGKTTLAKKLMLDWTEDNLSHKFKYAFYLSCKKLSRLGLCSFAELVFRDWPELQDDIPNILAEAQKILFVVDGLDELGAPPGALIHDICGDWLKPKPVPVLLGSLLKRKMLPKAALLVTTRSWALRDLRPLMEQPIFIRVEGFLEKDRRAYFLRHFGDEDQAVRAFELMRSNAALFQLGSAPTVCWMVCTSLKLQMENGEDPAPTCHTRTGLFLHFLCSRFPKGAQLGDTLRALSTLAAQGLWAQMSVFHTEDLESFGVQESDLRPFLDRGILRQDRDSKDYYSFLHLSLQQFFTALFYALEEEEEDRDRHAWDIGDVQKLLSSEERVQNPDLIQAGRFLFGLANEKRATELETTFGCVMSREIKRELLCCDIICDEDRYSTLTDLKEVLHCLYESQEEELVKGAMAPLKEISLHLSAADVVPSSFCIKHCRNLEKMSLQLIKAKLPENVTASESDAEVERSQDDQHMLPFWTDLCSIFGSNKDLIILEINNSFLSASLLRILCEQIASDACHLQRVVITNISPADAYRNLCLALQGHKTVTHLRLGGSAQNDTLPALCEVLRHPKCNLQYLGLVSCSATTQQWADLSLALEVNRSLTCVNVSNSELLDEGAKLLYTTLKHPKCLLQRLSLENCHLTEANCKDLAAILVVSRELMHLCLAENPLGDTGVKFLCGGLSYPDCKLQTLVLWNCDITSNGCCHLAKLLHEKSSLTNLDLGRNDIGVPGVRGLCEALKKPLCNLKRLWLWGCSIPPASCENLCCVLSCNQTLITLDLGENSLGYSGVKLLFETLTRANGTLQTLRLKIDDVTDELDTLLKEIEGSNPQLTIATENQEPWKKRPSSGYFIV
- the NLRP2 gene encoding NACHT, LRR and PYD domains-containing protein 2 isoform X1 — its product is MASSVRLDFNLQALLEELSQDELSQFKSLIRTITLGNGLQKIPQTEVDEADGKQLAEILSSHCPSYWLEMATLQVLEKMHRADLCERVKEELREAALRSFNKNKPLSLETIRKGEPKPVDLDEMLVRFEAEAQAFTETEEDVSGLREAKVLKKEMPGKEDRHRSILKMKLKQMWEAWPGDSKEVQAVAQRYTTLIPFSNPRMLPGPFPHTVVLHGPAGLGKTTLAKKLMLDWTEDNLSHKFKYAFYLSCKKLSRLGLCSFAELVFRDWPELQDDIPNILAEAQKILFVVDGLDELGAPPGALIHDICGDWLKPKPVPVLLGSLLKRKMLPKAALLVTTRSWALRDLRPLMEQPIFIRVEGFLEKDRRAYFLRHFGDEDQAVRAFELMRSNAALFQLGSAPTVCWMVCTSLKLQMENGEDPAPTCHTRTGLFLHFLCSRFPKGAQLGDTLRALSTLAAQGLWAQMSVFHTEDLESFGVQESDLRPFLDRGILRQDRDSKDYYSFLHLSLQQFFTALFYALEEEEEDRDRHAWDIGDVQKLLSSEERVQNPDLIQAGRFLFGLANEKRATELETTFGCVMSREIKRELLCCDIICDEDRYSTLTDLKEVLHCLYESQEEELVKGAMAPLKEISLHLSAADVVPSSFCIKHCRNLEKMSLQLIKAKLPENVTASESDAEVERSQDDQHMLPFWTDLCSIFGSNKDLIILEINNSFLSASLLRILCEQIASDACHLQRVVITNISPADAYRNLCLALQGHKTVTHLRLGGSAQNDTLPALCEVLRHPKCNLQYLGLVSCSATTQQWADLSLALEVNRSLTCVNVSNSELLDEGAKLLYTTLKHPKCLLQRLSLENCHLTEANCKDLAAILVVSRELMHLCLAENPLGDTGVKFLCGGLSYPDCKLQTLVLWNCDITSNGCCHLAKLLHEKSSLTNLDLGRNDIGVPGVRGLCEALKKPLCNLKRLWLWGCSIPPASCENLCCVLSCNQTLITLDLGENSLGYSGVKLLFETLTRANGTLQTLRLKIDDVTDELDTLLKEIEGSNPQLTIATENQEPWKKRPSSGYFIV
- the NLRP2 gene encoding NACHT, LRR and PYD domains-containing protein 2 isoform X2, encoding MASSVRLDFNLQALLEELSQDELSQFKSLIRTITLGNGLQKIPQTEVDEADGKQLAEILSSHCPSYWLEMATLQVLEKMHRADLCERVKEELREAALRSFNKNKPLSLETIRKGEPKPVDLDEMLVRFEAEAQETEEDVSGLREAKVLKKEMPGKEDRHRSILKMKLKQMWEAWPGDSKEVQAVAQRYTTLIPFSNPRMLPGPFPHTVVLHGPAGLGKTTLAKKLMLDWTEDNLSHKFKYAFYLSCKKLSRLGLCSFAELVFRDWPELQDDIPNILAEAQKILFVVDGLDELGAPPGALIHDICGDWLKPKPVPVLLGSLLKRKMLPKAALLVTTRSWALRDLRPLMEQPIFIRVEGFLEKDRRAYFLRHFGDEDQAVRAFELMRSNAALFQLGSAPTVCWMVCTSLKLQMENGEDPAPTCHTRTGLFLHFLCSRFPKGAQLGDTLRALSTLAAQGLWAQMSVFHTEDLESFGVQESDLRPFLDRGILRQDRDSKDYYSFLHLSLQQFFTALFYALEEEEEDRDRHAWDIGDVQKLLSSEERVQNPDLIQAGRFLFGLANEKRATELETTFGCVMSREIKRELLCCDIICDEDRYSTLTDLKEVLHCLYESQEEELVKGAMAPLKEISLHLSAADVVPSSFCIKHCRNLEKMSLQLIKAKLPENVTASESDAEVERSQDDQHMLPFWTDLCSIFGSNKDLIILEINNSFLSASLLRILCEQIASDACHLQRVVITNISPADAYRNLCLALQGHKTVTHLRLGGSAQNDTLPALCEVLRHPKCNLQYLGLVSCSATTQQWADLSLALEVNRSLTCVNVSNSELLDEGAKLLYTTLKHPKCLLQRLSLENCHLTEANCKDLAAILVVSRELMHLCLAENPLGDTGVKFLCGGLSYPDCKLQTLVLWNCDITSNGCCHLAKLLHEKSSLTNLDLGRNDIGVPGVRGLCEALKKPLCNLKRLWLWGCSIPPASCENLCCVLSCNQTLITLDLGENSLGYSGVKLLFETLTRANGTLQTLRLKIDDVTDELDTLLKEIEGSNPQLTIATENQEPWKKRPSSGYFIV